A genomic region of Pseudomonas sp. RSB 5.4 contains the following coding sequences:
- a CDS encoding urate hydroxylase PuuD has translation MEAHLLEWLNLSVRWVHMITGVAWIGASFYFVWLENNLNRVNPKTGLAGDLWAIHGGGIYHLEKYKLAPPSMPENLHWFKWEAYFTWMSGIALLCVVFYSNPVLYLVAPGSGLTGPEGVAIGIGSLIAGWFVYDFLCDSPLGKKPALLGFILFVLIIGAAYGFSKVFSGRGAYLHVGAIIGTIMVGNVFRIIMPAQRALVAAIAENRTPDPALPAKGLLRSRHNNYFTLPVLFIMISNHFPSTYGSQYNWLILAGIAVLAVLVRHYFNTRHDSHKFAWTLPVAAVGMITLAYVTGPAPMPTAPDVAKAPAKIEYQPLPETALGGGAKPAEAAAPAAPAAAPAAAPAQASNAGPAFDKVHNVIQERCAVCHSAKPTSPLFSAAPAGVMFDTPEQIRQNAARIQAQAITTQIMPLGNITQMTQQERDLIGAWIAQGAQTN, from the coding sequence GTGGAAGCACATCTGTTGGAATGGCTGAACCTGAGCGTGCGCTGGGTTCACATGATCACTGGCGTGGCCTGGATCGGCGCGTCGTTCTACTTCGTCTGGCTGGAGAACAACCTCAACCGCGTCAACCCGAAAACCGGCCTGGCCGGTGATCTGTGGGCAATCCACGGCGGCGGTATCTATCACCTGGAAAAATACAAACTGGCCCCACCGTCAATGCCGGAGAACCTGCACTGGTTCAAATGGGAAGCCTACTTCACCTGGATGTCGGGGATCGCGCTGCTGTGCGTGGTGTTCTACTCCAACCCCGTGCTCTACCTCGTGGCACCCGGCAGCGGCCTGACCGGCCCTGAAGGCGTGGCCATCGGCATCGGTTCGCTGATCGCCGGCTGGTTCGTCTACGACTTCCTCTGCGATTCGCCACTGGGCAAAAAACCCGCCCTGCTCGGCTTCATCCTGTTCGTGCTGATCATCGGCGCGGCGTATGGCTTCAGCAAAGTGTTCAGCGGTCGTGGTGCGTACCTGCACGTCGGCGCGATCATCGGCACCATCATGGTCGGTAACGTGTTCCGCATCATCATGCCGGCGCAACGTGCACTGGTCGCGGCGATCGCCGAGAACCGCACACCGGACCCGGCGCTGCCAGCCAAGGGCCTGCTGCGTTCGCGTCACAACAACTACTTCACCCTGCCGGTGCTGTTCATCATGATCAGCAACCACTTCCCGAGCACTTACGGCAGCCAGTACAACTGGTTGATCCTGGCCGGGATTGCGGTGTTGGCGGTGTTGGTGCGTCACTACTTCAACACCCGTCACGACAGCCACAAGTTTGCCTGGACCCTGCCGGTGGCAGCGGTGGGCATGATCACCCTGGCGTACGTCACCGGCCCTGCGCCGATGCCGACCGCACCGGACGTGGCCAAGGCACCCGCGAAAATCGAGTACCAGCCACTGCCGGAAACGGCACTGGGCGGTGGCGCGAAACCGGCTGAAGCGGCGGCACCTGCAGCGCCAGCAGCAGCCCCTGCTGCGGCACCGGCGCAAGCGTCCAACGCCGGTCCGGCCTTCGACAAGGTGCACAACGTGATCCAGGAACGCTGCGCGGTCTGCCATTCGGCCAAACCGACCAGCCCGTTGTTCAGCGCAGCACCTGCCGGTGTGATGTTCGACACCCCCGAGCAGATCCGCCAGAACGCGGCGCGGATCCAGGCGCAAGCCATCACCACGCAGATCATGCCACTGGGCAACATCACTCAGATGACCCAGCAGGAACGTGACCTGATCGGTGCATGGATCGCGCAGGGAGCCCAGACCAACTGA
- a CDS encoding ureidoglycolate lyase: protein MRTLTIEPLTKEAFAPFGDVIETDGSNHFMINNGSTMRFHKLATVETATPEDNAIISIFRADAQDMPLTVSMLERHPLGSQAFIPLLGNPFLIVVAPLGDEPVSGLVRAFVTNGRQGINYHRGVWHHPVLTIEKRDDFLVVDRSGTGNNCDEHFFKEDERLILAPHQ from the coding sequence ATGCGCACACTAACGATTGAACCGCTGACCAAAGAAGCCTTCGCCCCCTTCGGTGACGTGATCGAAACCGACGGCAGCAACCACTTCATGATCAACAACGGTTCGACCATGCGCTTCCACAAACTGGCGACGGTCGAAACCGCTACGCCTGAGGACAACGCGATCATCAGCATCTTCCGCGCCGACGCGCAGGACATGCCGCTGACCGTGAGCATGCTGGAACGCCATCCGCTGGGCAGCCAGGCTTTCATTCCGCTGCTCGGCAACCCCTTTCTGATCGTGGTCGCGCCACTTGGCGATGAACCTGTATCAGGCTTGGTCCGCGCCTTCGTCACCAACGGCAGGCAGGGCATCAATTACCATCGCGGCGTCTGGCACCACCCGGTGCTGACGATCGAAAAGCGGGATGACTTCCTGGTGGTTGATCGCAGTGGCACAGGCAATAACTGCGATGAGCATTTTTTCAAAGAGGATGAGCGTTTGATCCTCGCCCCCCACCAATAA
- the alc gene encoding allantoicase: MKAYAVPFEKFVNLADARLGTKIISVTDDWFADANRLFQPTPAVWKEGVFDDNGKWMDGWESRRKRFEGYDSAVIRLGVPGSIKGVDIDTSFFTGNFPPSASLEACFLASGEPDENTQWTEVLSAVELQGNSHHYHEISNDQAFSHLRFNIYPDGGVARLRVYGIPFRDWSAVGDNEQVDLAAALNGGRALACSDEHFGRMSNILNPGRGINMGDGWETARRRTPGNDWVIVALGHPGEIEKIIVDTLHFKGNYPDTCSIQGAFVKGGTDSQIETQSLFWRELLPSQKLEMHAEHTFVEQIKALGPITHIRLNVFPDGGVSRLRVLGKVAK, from the coding sequence ATGAAAGCTTACGCCGTACCTTTCGAGAAGTTCGTCAACCTGGCCGATGCCCGTCTGGGCACCAAAATCATCTCGGTCACCGATGACTGGTTCGCAGACGCCAATCGTCTGTTTCAGCCGACCCCGGCCGTGTGGAAGGAGGGTGTGTTCGACGACAACGGCAAGTGGATGGACGGCTGGGAATCGCGTCGCAAGCGCTTTGAAGGCTACGACAGCGCGGTGATCCGTCTGGGCGTACCGGGCTCGATCAAAGGCGTGGACATCGACACCTCATTCTTCACCGGCAACTTCCCGCCATCGGCCTCGCTGGAAGCGTGCTTCCTGGCCTCGGGCGAGCCGGACGAAAACACCCAGTGGACTGAAGTGCTGTCGGCCGTCGAGCTGCAAGGCAACAGCCACCACTACCACGAAATCAGCAACGACCAAGCGTTCAGCCACCTGCGCTTCAACATCTACCCGGACGGCGGTGTCGCCCGTCTGCGCGTGTACGGCATTCCGTTCCGCGACTGGTCCGCTGTTGGCGATAACGAGCAAGTCGACCTGGCCGCAGCCCTTAACGGTGGCCGCGCCCTCGCCTGCTCCGACGAACACTTCGGCCGCATGAGCAACATCCTCAACCCGGGCCGTGGCATCAACATGGGCGACGGCTGGGAAACCGCACGTCGTCGTACCCCGGGCAATGACTGGGTGATCGTCGCGCTGGGCCACCCGGGCGAGATCGAAAAAATCATCGTCGACACCCTGCACTTCAAGGGCAACTACCCGGACACCTGCTCGATCCAGGGCGCGTTCGTCAAGGGCGGCACCGACAGCCAGATCGAAACCCAGTCGCTGTTCTGGCGTGAACTGCTGCCGAGCCAGAAGCTGGAAATGCACGCCGAACACACCTTCGTCGAGCAGATCAAGGCACTGGGCCCGATCACCCACATCCGTCTGAACGTGTTCCCGGACGGTGGTGTGAGCCGCCTGCGCGTTTTGGGCAAGGTCGCGAAGTAA
- the uraD gene encoding 2-oxo-4-hydroxy-4-carboxy-5-ureidoimidazoline decarboxylase: protein MSRFQTLQPSTLSRDAFVKAFADIYEHSPWVAEKAYDLGADASIDEIETLHQRMSDILLSADHTSQLALINAHPDLAGKAAVQGQLTEASTNEQAGAGIHQCTAEEFQRFTELNDAYKAKFKFPFIMAVKGSNRHQILAAFETRIHNSVDTEFKCALAEINKIALFRLLTL, encoded by the coding sequence ATGAGCCGCTTTCAAACCCTGCAACCGTCGACCCTGAGCCGCGACGCCTTCGTCAAAGCCTTCGCCGACATCTACGAACATTCGCCATGGGTGGCCGAGAAGGCCTACGACCTGGGCGCGGATGCTTCGATCGACGAGATCGAAACCCTGCACCAGCGCATGAGCGACATCCTGTTGAGCGCCGATCACACCAGTCAACTGGCACTGATCAACGCTCACCCGGACCTGGCCGGCAAAGCTGCCGTCCAGGGCCAACTGACCGAAGCCAGCACCAATGAACAGGCGGGCGCCGGTATTCACCAATGCACGGCCGAAGAGTTCCAGCGCTTCACCGAGCTGAACGACGCCTACAAAGCCAAGTTCAAGTTTCCCTTCATCATGGCGGTAAAAGGCAGCAACCGGCATCAGATCCTCGCGGCGTTCGAAACGCGCATTCACAACTCGGTCGACACCGAATTCAAATGCGCGCTGGCGGAGATCAACAAGATCGCCCTGTTCCGTTTACTGACTCTCTAG